From a single Chitinophaga sp. Cy-1792 genomic region:
- a CDS encoding CPBP family intramembrane glutamic endopeptidase — protein sequence MNGYLKQYPAILQFVTIIGFFVGFLALSLLLITLLSPYLTGYTALEVQTKVLTDHSLIGSQRLIQTIYTCTAFFVPSAIFCYLWQPEPATYLGLKTRNSFMQILLVIVLYFCVMPFANVLGEWNHTWNLPASAFDIQRRNEELIKAMLYMPKINDLVLNLLCMAVVPAIAEELLFRGVIQRVMINMTRQRWLSVVFTGIIFSAVHGEMLDFLMIALLGMVLGAVYVLTNNLWLAILIHAVNNGSMVVYSYLYQHGKSTTDPMKDSHMPWYLGLASLVVTVGLFAALSRRSPNQIQVETVTDDEEDQEN from the coding sequence ATGAACGGCTACCTAAAGCAGTATCCAGCAATATTACAGTTCGTTACAATTATAGGCTTCTTCGTAGGCTTCCTGGCATTATCCCTGCTGTTAATAACTCTTTTGTCTCCTTACCTTACCGGCTATACGGCGCTGGAGGTGCAGACGAAAGTCCTTACAGATCACAGTCTGATAGGCTCACAGCGATTAATACAAACAATATATACCTGCACGGCCTTCTTTGTACCATCGGCAATATTCTGCTACCTCTGGCAGCCCGAACCCGCTACCTACCTGGGTTTGAAGACCAGAAACTCTTTTATGCAAATTCTACTGGTAATCGTGTTATACTTCTGTGTAATGCCGTTTGCCAATGTGCTGGGAGAATGGAACCATACCTGGAACCTGCCTGCTTCTGCTTTTGACATACAACGGAGAAATGAGGAGCTGATCAAGGCAATGCTGTACATGCCTAAAATCAATGACCTGGTGCTGAATTTATTGTGCATGGCTGTGGTGCCCGCTATTGCAGAAGAATTATTGTTCAGAGGAGTTATACAACGGGTGATGATCAACATGACCCGCCAACGCTGGCTGAGTGTGGTATTCACCGGCATTATCTTTAGTGCCGTTCATGGCGAAATGCTGGATTTCCTCATGATTGCCTTGCTGGGCATGGTTTTGGGAGCCGTATACGTTCTCACAAATAATCTCTGGTTAGCGATCCTGATACATGCCGTCAACAATGGCTCTATGGTAGTCTACTCTTATCTGTACCAACATGGAAAATCCACCACTGACCCGATGAAAGACAGCCATATGCCATGGTACCTGGGCCTTGCCAGTTTAGTCGTTACCGTTGGATTATTCGCGGCGCTTTCCAGGCGCTCGCCGAACCAGATTCAGGTGGAAACCGTTACAGATGATGAGGAAGACCAAGAAAACTAA
- the dusB gene encoding tRNA dihydrouridine synthase DusB: MVKIGNIELGEFPLLLAPMEDVSDPPFRAVCKDNGADLMYTEFISSEGLIRDAIKSRQKLDIFDYERPVGIQIFGGDEEPLAMAAQIVEATNPDLLDINFGCPVKKVVCKGAGAGILKDIPKMVSLTAAVVKATKLPVTVKTRLGWDDNTKNIEEVAERLQDVGIKALSIHGRTRTQMYKGSADWTLIGKVKNNPRIHIPIFGNGDISTPEQAVAARAKYGVDGIMIGRAAIGYPWIFREIKHFMKTGEHLPLPTVLERVQVCKKHLLQSVAWKGDVVGILEMRRHYTNYLKGLPHIKEFRQQLVTLKTLAEIEEVLDAVVIQYKDHIFDRTTTPQVAVNDFLPADDKMAGCNVYG, encoded by the coding sequence ATGGTGAAGATAGGTAATATTGAACTAGGGGAATTCCCACTTTTACTTGCGCCGATGGAAGACGTGAGTGATCCCCCATTCCGCGCGGTCTGTAAAGATAACGGGGCGGATCTCATGTATACGGAGTTTATCTCTTCGGAGGGACTTATCCGTGATGCAATTAAAAGTCGTCAGAAACTGGACATCTTCGATTACGAACGCCCGGTTGGTATTCAGATCTTTGGTGGCGATGAAGAACCACTGGCAATGGCCGCCCAGATCGTGGAGGCTACCAATCCCGACCTGCTGGACATCAACTTTGGATGCCCTGTAAAGAAGGTGGTTTGTAAAGGCGCCGGCGCCGGTATCCTCAAGGATATCCCTAAAATGGTAAGTCTTACCGCTGCCGTAGTGAAAGCTACCAAACTCCCTGTAACGGTGAAAACCCGCCTCGGATGGGATGATAATACCAAAAACATCGAAGAGGTAGCAGAAAGATTACAGGACGTAGGCATCAAAGCCCTCTCCATTCACGGCCGTACCCGTACCCAAATGTATAAGGGCAGCGCCGACTGGACACTCATCGGAAAAGTTAAAAATAACCCAAGAATTCATATACCCATCTTCGGCAACGGAGATATCAGCACACCGGAACAGGCCGTGGCAGCCCGCGCCAAATACGGTGTGGACGGTATCATGATCGGTCGTGCCGCTATCGGATATCCGTGGATTTTCCGTGAGATAAAGCATTTTATGAAAACCGGCGAACATTTGCCTCTGCCAACTGTTTTGGAAAGAGTACAGGTGTGTAAAAAACATTTACTCCAATCTGTAGCGTGGAAAGGTGATGTCGTTGGTATCCTCGAAATGCGCCGCCACTACACTAATTATCTGAAAGGGTTACCTCACATAAAGGAATTCAGACAACAATTAGTAACTTTAAAAACATTAGCTGAAATAGAGGAAGTCTTAGACGCAGTAGTGATTCAATATAAAGATCATATTTTTGATAGAACAACAACTCCCCAAGTGGCCGTGAATGACTTTCTGCCGGCCGATGATAAAATGGCCGGTTGTAACGTTTATGGTTAA
- a CDS encoding NUMOD4 domain-containing protein: MTTIKNLRNEVWKDLQIKNKSALRKKYAVSNMGRVISYHESTEDGKLLTGSTVEGYTVLNVKPADSYQSLYLHREVAKLFVKRPGRAHRYVIHLDYDKKNNKAGNLKWATKEEMEAHQQNSPAKKAYKEKQRNRLKGLKLNVTKVKNIKRLLNKPGKKTMKQIAEQFDISEMQLYRIKSGENWSHVTLD; the protein is encoded by the coding sequence ATGACCACAATTAAAAATCTGAGAAACGAAGTCTGGAAAGACTTACAGATTAAAAACAAATCTGCCCTGCGTAAAAAATACGCTGTTTCAAACATGGGCCGAGTGATCAGTTATCATGAAAGTACGGAAGATGGTAAGCTTCTCACGGGTTCCACCGTTGAAGGCTATACGGTTTTGAATGTTAAACCCGCCGACAGCTACCAGTCACTCTACCTGCACAGAGAAGTTGCAAAGCTTTTTGTGAAAAGACCCGGCCGTGCACATAGGTATGTGATCCACCTCGATTACGACAAGAAAAACAACAAAGCAGGTAACCTGAAATGGGCCACCAAAGAAGAAATGGAAGCCCACCAGCAGAACAGCCCTGCCAAAAAAGCTTATAAAGAAAAACAACGTAACAGACTGAAAGGCCTGAAACTGAATGTTACCAAAGTGAAGAATATCAAACGCCTGCTCAACAAGCCCGGTAAGAAAACCATGAAACAGATAGCAGAACAGTTTGATATCAGCGAAATGCAGTTATATCGCATCAAAAGCGGTGAAAACTGGTCGCACGTAACACTGGATTAA
- a CDS encoding AAA domain-containing protein — MRAPTKAAAFYARITEAAGQQQPEEKVRLYKLILEHLFRDLTREEHRSFGNLFARMQFYFDKEIVSPDIQQQLTTLRILTNRATKSLFPLQPEEHLLCIKALAESVAWFYEEVVPLKLSELYYDTGDRTLSRSLRQRPATIPSLRCMITAVGPLVTNPQGKYSCVLEVRNDEQGNFQLSLDGLDSVSVMSLHGQLRPYDSIHVLHCAQEDQDTPDDSLPDFYTTTAESQLVLEPDLLIDISDLAECFNHKGVNRLQYLVRKLVPQSSSPAAFRGNLVNALLDEMLRNKEIDFKTSFKETVADNVLHAAAYGRDKINEMFREIRESHWGNLHQTVKDLQDKPIRIEPTFFSAMYGLQGRLDLMAEDDTDPHRKEIFELKSGRSPDFNTWKNHEMQVIGYNLLLRSAFGPQRKGSSAILYSAADSQPLRNVSSTHAGENALLQLRNEVVSMLLRLAAGEYDVLSTINSTSAAGLPSFSAEPFMGFEKAWLEASEVCKSYYKEYLSFTLREFLQAKCGMFSEVNREDDADGFAALWLQDEKEKAGRFNIISGLQFREFDTSSSAVTFDIVGAVSHNFRVGDTAIIYPRTGLELAPLQQQLLKGRIDELGKDFLVFSLNNRQMTLDFFRQYDEWIIEHDIYESNYWTAAASLFYMLAPQYSYKAEKLLGLRSPAVKALPVPLPKMFNDNQEQIVRDAIEAEDYYLLQGPPGTGKTSAMLTTIADELVKRGNHVIIVAFTNKAVEEISIKLDACQIPYLRMGGRNTDSALQLRDHCLNGSLEAAKQFITSHRVFVGTVATMATRLELLLMMGIPADVLIADEASQLTEPQLLGLLMPFRKFILIGDQNQLPPVVAQESFFCSTKGEALKTLGIHDLRSSIFERLMQQCKSQQWRRSWGMLNTHFRMHDSIAALVNHYYAGQLSSGKREQQEVFEHNTAVAGSWDKVLSLGRKVFIPSPYEPTSKMNRTEAARVTELLKHLKNLYGAAFNKDTVGVVTPWRTQISLIREMISNEPDLQSVHINIDTVERFQGSENDIIIVSLAVYHAAQVQTLECIGQFRWEQSDIEVDRKLLVTLSRARKQVIIMGYEPVLMESAHYRKMLAEMERGSIN; from the coding sequence ATGCGCGCACCAACCAAAGCAGCAGCGTTTTACGCCAGAATTACCGAAGCCGCCGGCCAGCAGCAGCCGGAAGAAAAAGTAAGGCTCTATAAACTGATACTGGAACACCTTTTCAGGGACCTTACCCGCGAAGAACACCGTTCTTTCGGTAACCTGTTCGCACGCATGCAGTTCTATTTCGATAAAGAAATAGTATCTCCCGATATACAACAACAATTAACCACCCTTCGTATTCTCACCAATCGCGCTACAAAATCCCTCTTCCCGCTGCAACCGGAAGAACATCTGCTCTGTATCAAAGCACTGGCAGAATCTGTAGCCTGGTTTTATGAAGAAGTAGTACCACTAAAGCTCTCCGAACTTTATTACGATACCGGCGACCGTACCCTTTCCCGGAGCCTCCGGCAAAGACCCGCCACCATACCATCGCTGCGGTGCATGATTACCGCAGTAGGGCCACTGGTCACCAATCCCCAGGGAAAATACTCCTGTGTCCTGGAGGTCAGAAATGATGAACAGGGAAACTTCCAGCTCTCCCTCGATGGACTGGATTCAGTTTCAGTCATGTCGCTACATGGCCAGCTGCGGCCCTATGATTCTATTCATGTGCTACACTGCGCCCAGGAAGACCAGGATACGCCAGATGACTCCCTGCCCGATTTTTACACCACCACAGCAGAAAGTCAGCTCGTACTGGAGCCCGACTTACTCATAGACATCAGTGACCTGGCAGAATGCTTCAACCATAAAGGCGTGAACAGACTGCAATACCTGGTCCGCAAACTGGTGCCGCAAAGCTCCAGTCCTGCAGCTTTCCGCGGTAACCTTGTCAACGCACTGCTGGATGAAATGCTGCGTAACAAGGAAATTGACTTCAAAACCTCCTTTAAGGAAACCGTTGCGGATAACGTCCTGCACGCTGCCGCATATGGTCGCGATAAAATAAATGAGATGTTCCGGGAAATCCGGGAGTCGCACTGGGGAAATCTCCACCAGACAGTCAAAGACCTGCAGGATAAACCCATCAGGATAGAGCCGACCTTCTTTTCCGCTATGTACGGACTGCAGGGCCGACTCGATCTCATGGCCGAAGATGATACCGATCCTCACCGTAAAGAAATTTTTGAGTTAAAAAGTGGTCGTTCGCCAGACTTCAACACCTGGAAAAACCACGAAATGCAGGTTATCGGCTATAACCTGTTACTACGTTCTGCCTTCGGCCCACAGCGAAAAGGCAGTTCGGCCATTCTTTATTCAGCAGCCGATTCGCAGCCACTGCGCAACGTCAGCAGTACACATGCCGGCGAAAATGCCCTGCTGCAACTCCGTAATGAGGTGGTGTCCATGCTACTCCGACTGGCTGCCGGCGAATATGATGTGCTTTCAACTATCAACAGCACCAGCGCGGCAGGACTGCCTTCTTTCAGTGCGGAACCTTTTATGGGCTTTGAAAAAGCCTGGCTGGAAGCATCTGAAGTATGTAAATCTTATTATAAAGAATATCTGTCGTTTACCCTACGCGAGTTTCTACAGGCAAAATGCGGGATGTTTTCCGAAGTAAACCGGGAAGATGATGCCGATGGATTTGCGGCACTCTGGCTACAGGACGAAAAAGAGAAGGCTGGCCGCTTCAATATTATTTCCGGCCTGCAATTCCGCGAATTCGATACCAGCAGCAGCGCCGTAACTTTTGATATAGTAGGTGCTGTGAGCCATAATTTCAGGGTAGGGGACACGGCAATTATTTATCCGCGCACCGGCCTGGAACTGGCACCCTTACAGCAACAGCTGCTGAAAGGACGGATAGATGAGCTGGGTAAAGACTTCCTGGTATTCTCTCTGAATAACCGGCAGATGACGCTGGACTTCTTCCGTCAGTACGACGAATGGATCATCGAACACGATATATACGAATCCAACTACTGGACAGCTGCCGCATCGCTCTTTTATATGCTGGCACCGCAGTACAGCTATAAGGCGGAAAAACTGCTGGGCCTCAGGTCTCCCGCTGTTAAAGCGCTTCCTGTTCCGTTGCCAAAAATGTTTAACGACAATCAGGAACAGATAGTTAGGGATGCTATCGAAGCGGAAGATTACTATTTATTACAAGGTCCGCCGGGTACCGGCAAAACCTCTGCCATGCTGACTACGATAGCAGATGAGCTGGTAAAAAGAGGCAATCACGTTATTATAGTTGCTTTTACTAATAAGGCAGTGGAGGAGATTTCTATTAAGTTAGATGCCTGTCAGATACCTTATTTGCGGATGGGCGGCCGCAATACCGACTCCGCACTGCAACTCCGCGATCATTGCCTGAATGGCTCCCTCGAAGCAGCGAAGCAATTCATTACCAGCCACCGGGTATTTGTAGGCACAGTGGCCACCATGGCTACACGACTGGAGTTGTTGCTGATGATGGGGATTCCTGCTGATGTACTTATTGCCGACGAGGCTTCTCAGCTGACAGAGCCTCAGTTGCTTGGTTTACTGATGCCTTTCCGCAAGTTCATCCTGATCGGTGATCAGAACCAGCTTCCGCCGGTGGTGGCACAGGAAAGCTTTTTCTGTAGTACCAAAGGAGAGGCCCTCAAAACGCTGGGCATTCACGATTTACGCTCTTCTATTTTTGAACGGCTGATGCAGCAATGTAAAAGCCAGCAGTGGCGGCGTTCCTGGGGTATGCTGAATACGCATTTCCGTATGCACGACAGTATCGCAGCATTGGTCAATCACTATTATGCAGGGCAGCTTTCTTCCGGAAAGCGGGAGCAGCAGGAGGTTTTCGAACATAACACAGCTGTCGCCGGAAGTTGGGATAAAGTGTTGTCTTTAGGTAGAAAGGTGTTTATTCCCAGTCCGTATGAGCCTACCTCCAAGATGAACAGGACGGAAGCCGCGCGTGTAACGGAACTGTTGAAGCATCTTAAAAACCTTTATGGTGCTGCATTTAATAAAGATACAGTAGGGGTGGTAACACCATGGCGTACACAAATAAGTTTGATCAGGGAGATGATTTCCAATGAGCCGGATTTACAATCTGTCCATATCAATATAGATACCGTGGAGCGTTTTCAGGGTTCTGAGAATGATATTATTATAGTCTCGCTGGCGGTGTACCATGCGGCGCAGGTACAGACGCTGGAGTGTATAGGACAGTTCAGGTGGGAGCAGTCGGATATAGAGGTAGACAGAAAGCTGTTGGTAACGTTGTCGCGTGCACGAAAACAGGTTATTATAATGGGATATGAGCCGGTATTAATGGAAAGCGCCCATTACCGGAAGATGCTGGCAGAGATGGAGCGGGGGAGTATCAACTAA
- the proC gene encoding pyrroline-5-carboxylate reductase, giving the protein MSGKKIAIIGGGNLGSAIAQGLLKSGFSKAGDITITKRNTDTLGELKAAGVQVEKDNAVAIRQSEVIIVALKPYNVREVLQEFSGLFDPSRQILISVVTGVSIDDLERIVPGMAVVRAMPNTAIAIQESMTCLCFKHATQEQTDYVTSMFNHMGAAVSIDEKLMDAATVLGACGIAYALRFIRANIQGGIEIGFDARTASLIAAQTVKGAAELLIRENRHPEEEIDKVTTPKGCTIAGLNEMEHQGFSSSLIKGITASYNKIVKG; this is encoded by the coding sequence ATGTCAGGCAAAAAGATAGCCATTATAGGTGGTGGAAATCTGGGATCGGCCATTGCCCAGGGATTGCTGAAGAGCGGTTTTTCAAAGGCGGGTGATATTACTATCACCAAAAGAAACACGGATACACTCGGGGAGCTGAAGGCTGCCGGTGTACAGGTGGAAAAAGATAATGCGGTGGCGATTCGCCAGTCGGAAGTGATTATAGTGGCGCTGAAGCCCTATAATGTGCGGGAAGTATTGCAGGAGTTCAGCGGTTTATTTGACCCTTCCAGGCAGATTCTTATCAGCGTGGTTACAGGTGTTAGTATAGATGATCTGGAGAGAATTGTGCCGGGTATGGCCGTGGTAAGGGCGATGCCGAATACAGCGATTGCCATTCAGGAATCGATGACCTGTTTGTGTTTCAAGCATGCAACACAAGAGCAGACAGATTATGTTACCAGCATGTTCAACCATATGGGAGCAGCCGTGAGCATTGATGAAAAGCTGATGGATGCCGCTACTGTATTGGGTGCATGTGGTATTGCCTATGCGTTGCGTTTTATCCGTGCCAATATCCAGGGAGGTATTGAGATTGGTTTTGATGCCCGTACCGCCAGTCTGATTGCTGCGCAAACCGTTAAGGGAGCAGCGGAACTGTTGATTCGTGAGAACCGTCACCCCGAGGAAGAAATAGATAAGGTAACTACTCCTAAAGGCTGTACTATAGCCGGTTTGAATGAAATGGAGCACCAGGGCTTCAGTTCATCGCTGATCAAAGGAATAACCGCATCTTACAATAAGATAGTGAAGGGATAA
- a CDS encoding histidine phosphatase family protein gives MKTLLLIRHAKSSWNDPDTDDFDRPLNKRGKQNAPEMAERLRDKGVVPELVISSPAKRARTTAKLMADVWHYPKQAILLEEELYLCYASTFLKVITKIDDDLNIVAIFAHNPGITDFANYLTEEIRIDNVPTAGVFAIQADTDNWKDFDRAKKTFLFFDYPRKD, from the coding sequence ATGAAAACATTGCTACTAATCCGACATGCTAAATCCAGCTGGAACGATCCCGATACGGACGATTTCGACCGGCCACTTAACAAACGGGGAAAACAGAATGCTCCTGAGATGGCAGAACGTCTGAGAGATAAAGGAGTAGTTCCCGAACTGGTGATCTCCAGCCCGGCTAAAAGAGCCCGCACCACCGCCAAATTAATGGCTGATGTATGGCATTACCCCAAACAGGCGATCCTCCTGGAAGAAGAATTGTATTTGTGCTATGCATCCACGTTCCTCAAAGTAATCACCAAAATAGATGATGACTTAAACATCGTGGCCATCTTTGCACACAATCCCGGTATCACAGACTTTGCCAATTACCTGACCGAAGAAATCAGGATAGACAATGTCCCCACTGCCGGCGTATTCGCTATCCAGGCCGATACCGATAACTGGAAGGATTTCGACCGCGCTAAAAAAACTTTCCTCTTTTTCGATTACCCCAGGAAAGATTAA
- a CDS encoding amidophosphoribosyltransferase encodes MEKQHNRGQDGAGVAAVKLDTEPGVPFMHRVRSAAPQAIGDVFSKIRDEIQEIEKYQPEITKYPGLMKGHLKFLGELLMGHLRYATQGKNNVELCHPFVRYNTIPARNLAMAGNFNLVNADELFKFVNANPGEVHKNSDLAAMLEVVHHFISKEDEVRRNGLDIKHILQQAFSLFDGGYHAAGLIGTGDAFVIRDPHGIRPSYYYINDDVIVAASERAAIRTTFNVGENEVLELMPGNALIVKPNGEYAIEQILEPKERKACSFERIYFSRGNDEKIYKERTALGRNLSGTVLKAIDNDLRNTIFSFIPNTAEVAFYGLLKGLEDYLNKIKVERILSWGKDFDEEKLNEMVNRRIRIDKIAIKDVKMRTFITEDSSRNEMVQHVYDITYGTVRPGVDSLVVIDDSIVRGTTLKESIVKMLDRLGPKRIIIVSSAPQIRYPDCYGIDMSKMGDFVAFQAAIALLKEQGKDYILQEAYGLCKELERTNTLHAQNVVKNVYKPFTPQQISDKIAQILTPQGINAKIEVIYQSIESLHEACPNNLGDWYFTGDYPTPGGNRVVNKAFMNFMEGKNERGY; translated from the coding sequence ATGGAAAAGCAGCACAACAGAGGCCAGGATGGCGCTGGTGTTGCAGCTGTAAAATTAGACACTGAACCAGGTGTTCCCTTTATGCACCGCGTACGTAGCGCAGCCCCACAGGCAATTGGCGACGTATTCAGCAAAATCAGGGACGAGATTCAGGAAATCGAAAAGTATCAACCCGAAATCACCAAATATCCGGGTTTGATGAAAGGACACCTCAAATTTCTCGGTGAACTCCTCATGGGACATCTTCGCTATGCTACCCAGGGTAAAAACAACGTAGAACTTTGCCATCCTTTCGTAAGATATAACACCATCCCTGCCCGCAACCTCGCTATGGCAGGCAACTTCAACCTCGTAAACGCTGACGAACTCTTCAAATTCGTAAACGCAAACCCTGGTGAAGTACACAAAAACAGCGACCTCGCTGCCATGCTCGAAGTGGTACACCACTTCATCAGCAAAGAAGATGAAGTACGCCGCAATGGCCTCGACATCAAACACATCCTTCAACAGGCATTCTCCTTATTCGATGGCGGTTACCATGCTGCCGGCCTCATCGGCACCGGCGACGCATTCGTTATCCGCGATCCACACGGTATCCGTCCTTCCTACTACTATATCAACGACGATGTGATCGTAGCTGCCTCCGAAAGAGCCGCAATCCGTACCACTTTCAACGTTGGTGAAAATGAAGTGCTGGAACTGATGCCAGGTAATGCCCTCATCGTTAAACCTAATGGCGAATACGCTATTGAGCAAATCCTCGAACCTAAAGAACGTAAAGCCTGCAGCTTCGAAAGGATCTACTTCTCCAGAGGTAATGATGAAAAAATCTATAAAGAACGTACCGCCCTCGGACGCAATCTCTCCGGCACCGTTCTCAAAGCTATCGACAACGACCTTCGTAATACCATCTTCTCATTTATCCCTAATACCGCTGAAGTTGCCTTCTACGGACTCCTCAAAGGCCTGGAAGACTACCTCAACAAAATTAAAGTGGAAAGAATCCTTTCCTGGGGTAAAGATTTCGACGAAGAGAAACTGAACGAAATGGTGAACCGTCGCATCCGTATCGACAAAATCGCGATCAAGGATGTGAAAATGAGAACCTTCATCACAGAAGATTCCAGCCGTAATGAAATGGTACAGCACGTGTACGATATCACCTACGGTACCGTAAGACCTGGCGTAGACTCACTGGTAGTTATCGACGATTCTATCGTTCGTGGTACCACCCTGAAAGAAAGCATCGTGAAAATGCTCGACCGCCTCGGCCCTAAACGTATCATCATCGTTTCTTCTGCTCCGCAGATCAGGTACCCTGACTGCTATGGTATCGATATGAGTAAAATGGGTGACTTCGTTGCCTTCCAGGCGGCTATCGCACTCCTGAAAGAGCAAGGCAAGGATTACATCCTGCAGGAAGCTTACGGCCTCTGTAAAGAGCTGGAACGTACCAACACCCTGCACGCACAAAACGTGGTGAAAAATGTCTATAAACCATTCACACCACAACAAATCTCTGATAAAATCGCACAGATCCTTACTCCACAAGGTATCAATGCTAAAATCGAAGTTATTTACCAATCCATCGAAAGCTTGCACGAAGCCTGCCCTAACAACCTGGGCGACTGGTACTTCACCGGCGACTACCCAACTCCGGGCGGTAACCGCGTTGTAAACAAAGCTTTCATGAACTTCATGGAAGGTAAAAACGAAAGAGGTTACTAA
- a CDS encoding peptidylprolyl isomerase, with translation MKKILALSAITLMLGHAASAQQKLIADKIVGIVGDKIILKSDMDGALADQQRNTVDGVLPHDAPCNTLEMLISQKVMVLQAERDSLPVSDADIEGQMENRIRYFEQLYGSKDKMKEITGYSVYQLRERFRTPIKEGLLAQAMRGKIIDQVKVTPSEVKRYFDAIPKDSLKFYESELEIGQIVISPKATREMDQYAIDRLLDFKKRVLNKESDFSSLAILYSEDPGVKENRGIYNLNRNDKNTWDPDFLAAAFRLKEGEISSPVKSQHGYHIIQMIKRQGDNVTVQHILVRAAVTKSDLSSATTKLDSIRNLILNNKLTFSEAVNEFSDEQSAKFTGGMLQSKTGEGTLLTIDQLDDEADKAIVMMLDTLKPGQISKPTQFTDENGRTSVRIVYLKSRSQPHRENLNDDYSRIQARTLQIKQAEAINKWLKEKIPTFYVHVDPEYKNCTHISQWMGQLAKQ, from the coding sequence ATGAAGAAAATTCTGGCTTTATCCGCTATCACCTTAATGCTCGGTCATGCCGCTTCGGCACAGCAAAAACTGATAGCAGACAAGATTGTAGGCATAGTAGGGGATAAGATTATCCTCAAATCCGACATGGACGGTGCCCTCGCTGATCAACAGCGTAATACCGTGGATGGCGTATTGCCCCATGATGCACCCTGCAATACCCTGGAAATGCTGATTTCCCAAAAGGTAATGGTGCTTCAGGCCGAACGCGACTCCTTACCCGTTTCAGATGCCGATATCGAAGGTCAGATGGAAAACCGTATCCGCTATTTCGAACAGCTCTACGGATCCAAAGATAAAATGAAGGAAATCACCGGCTACTCCGTATACCAGCTGCGTGAAAGGTTCCGCACACCTATTAAAGAAGGTCTGCTCGCCCAGGCAATGCGTGGTAAAATCATCGACCAGGTGAAAGTAACCCCTTCTGAAGTAAAAAGATATTTCGACGCAATTCCTAAAGACAGCCTCAAATTCTATGAATCTGAGCTGGAAATCGGTCAGATCGTTATCAGCCCTAAAGCTACCCGCGAAATGGACCAATACGCCATCGACCGCCTGCTCGATTTCAAAAAACGCGTGCTGAATAAAGAATCTGATTTTAGCTCCCTCGCCATCCTTTACTCCGAAGATCCGGGCGTAAAAGAAAACAGAGGTATCTACAACCTGAACCGTAATGATAAAAATACCTGGGACCCAGACTTCCTGGCAGCAGCTTTCCGTCTGAAAGAAGGAGAGATCTCCAGCCCGGTTAAATCCCAGCACGGCTACCATATCATCCAGATGATCAAACGTCAGGGCGATAACGTTACCGTTCAACACATCCTCGTAAGAGCTGCCGTAACAAAATCAGACCTTAGCTCCGCTACTACCAAGCTGGACTCTATCCGCAACCTGATCCTGAACAATAAATTGACCTTCTCTGAAGCGGTAAACGAATTCAGTGATGAGCAATCCGCCAAATTCACCGGTGGTATGCTGCAGTCCAAAACCGGTGAAGGTACCCTGCTCACCATCGACCAGCTGGACGATGAGGCAGACAAAGCCATCGTAATGATGCTGGATACCCTGAAGCCAGGCCAGATCTCCAAACCAACACAGTTTACAGATGAAAACGGCCGCACTTCCGTTCGTATCGTTTATCTGAAGTCACGCAGCCAGCCTCACAGAGAAAACCTGAACGACGACTATTCCCGTATTCAGGCACGTACTCTCCAAATCAAACAGGCGGAGGCTATCAACAAATGGCTGAAGGAAAAGATTCCTACATTCTACGTACACGTAGATCCAGAATATAAAAACTGTACCCATATCAGTCAATGGATGGGGCAGCTAGCCAAGCAATAG